One region of Acidimicrobiales bacterium genomic DNA includes:
- a CDS encoding 2'-5' RNA ligase family protein, whose translation MRLFVAAQPPDDVLDALVEVVVDLRRRPDAESLRWVTREQLHVTLRFLGEVADVAPVLEALAATRLPAAEAEATPGVTRLGRQVLCVPVAGVDALAAAITHIGPDEDRPFRGHLTLARARGRRGVVARSLAGTPVDLHWPVPEVALVRSHLGPDGPRYETLATFPTHHP comes from the coding sequence TCCGGACGACGTCCTCGACGCCCTGGTCGAGGTGGTCGTCGACCTCCGCCGTCGCCCCGACGCCGAGTCCCTGCGCTGGGTCACCCGTGAGCAGCTCCACGTGACGCTCCGGTTCCTCGGCGAGGTCGCCGACGTCGCTCCGGTCTTGGAGGCGTTGGCTGCGACCCGCCTCCCCGCCGCCGAGGCTGAGGCCACCCCCGGCGTGACCCGCCTGGGCCGCCAGGTCCTGTGCGTCCCGGTCGCCGGCGTCGACGCCCTCGCCGCCGCGATCACCCACATCGGCCCCGACGAAGACCGTCCCTTCCGCGGCCACCTCACGCTGGCCCGGGCGAGGGGCCGCAGGGGAGTGGTGGCCAGATCATTGGCCGGCACCCCCGTCGACCTGCACTGGCCGGTGCCGGAGGTCGCCTTGGTCCGCAGCCACCTGGGCCCCGACGGCCCCCGCTACGAGACGCTCGCCACCTTTCCGACCCACCATCCTTGA
- the recA gene encoding recombinase RecA, producing the protein MDRDKNLEMALSQIEKQFGKGSVMRMGERTSMGIEAISTGAMSLDIALGIGGLPKGRVTEIYGPESSGKSTLAMHVVAEAQRNGGICAYVDAEHAMDPVYAKAIGVDIDELLISQPDTGEQALEITDMLIRSGSIDVIVIDSVAALTPRAEIEGDMGDTHVGLQARLMSQALRKLTANLSKSNTICVFINQLREKIGVMFGSPETTPGGRALKFYSSVRLDIRRIESIKDGVEVVGNRTRVKVVKNKVAPPFKQAEFDIMYGKGISREGSLLDVGVDLGLVKKSGAWYTYEGEQLGQGRENAKQFLTDTPEIMMEISDKVRTQLGVGDAAEAEKPDDVMSAADEEPISLDD; encoded by the coding sequence GTGGACCGAGACAAGAACCTCGAGATGGCCCTGAGTCAGATCGAGAAGCAGTTCGGCAAGGGCTCTGTGATGCGCATGGGCGAGCGCACCAGCATGGGCATCGAAGCGATCTCCACCGGGGCGATGTCGTTGGACATCGCGCTCGGCATCGGGGGCCTGCCCAAGGGACGCGTCACCGAGATCTACGGGCCGGAGTCGTCGGGCAAGTCGACGCTGGCCATGCACGTGGTGGCCGAGGCCCAGCGCAACGGCGGCATCTGTGCCTACGTCGACGCCGAGCACGCCATGGATCCCGTCTATGCGAAGGCCATCGGGGTCGACATCGACGAGCTCCTCATCTCCCAGCCCGACACCGGGGAGCAGGCGCTCGAGATCACCGACATGCTGATCCGTTCGGGGTCGATCGACGTCATCGTGATCGACTCGGTGGCGGCGCTCACGCCCCGGGCCGAGATCGAGGGCGACATGGGCGACACACACGTCGGCCTGCAGGCCCGCCTCATGTCGCAGGCGCTGCGCAAGCTCACCGCCAACCTCAGCAAGTCCAACACGATCTGTGTCTTCATCAACCAGCTGCGGGAGAAGATCGGCGTGATGTTCGGCTCGCCCGAGACCACGCCGGGTGGCCGGGCGCTGAAGTTCTACTCGTCGGTGCGGCTCGACATCCGGCGGATCGAGTCGATCAAGGACGGCGTCGAGGTCGTCGGCAACCGCACCCGGGTGAAGGTCGTGAAGAACAAGGTGGCCCCGCCCTTCAAGCAGGCCGAGTTCGACATCATGTACGGCAAGGGCATCAGCCGCGAGGGCTCGCTGCTCGACGTCGGTGTCGACCTGGGCCTCGTGAAGAAGTCGGGTGCCTGGTACACGTACGAGGGCGAGCAGCTGGGCCAGGGGCGTGAGAACGCCAAGCAGTTCCTGACCGACACCCCCGAGATCATGATGGAGATCTCCGACAAGGTCCGCACGCAGCTCGGTGTCGGCGACGCCGCCGAGGCCGAGAAACCCGACGATGTGATGAGCGCCGCCGACGAGGAGCCCATCTCGCTGGACGACTGA
- a CDS encoding ATP-binding cassette domain-containing protein: protein MTDRLRPSATAFGPALLILIGQQVFFPMSAGLVLRGLVLGGLTAMIALGMAMVYRANRIINFAQADLGLAPAVVSFLLIQQTGLPYPVAFAAGLAIAILFGAAVERLVIRRFFRAPRLLVTIATIGLSQLLVGLALLLPRLWDIDFAVGRLEPPFDATFSVGSVVFNANDILVLVIAPVSIAVVALFLQRSDVGVAIRASADSADRASLLGVPVYRLQTVVWAVAALLAFLTVFLRSGVQGIPTLESALGLQVLIRALVALVVGRMVHLTSVTAAAVALGVLDQGVFSHYGDQRMTFVVLAAVVAVTLIARRAEIGRGDGTEDVAWRGAEEVRPVPWSLGRLPEVKFGRGVAFGLVAAVAIGIPYVLEVDQVFKGGTLLIYALLGLALVLLSGWGGIISLGHIAYFALGAAFGGWLMLEHGLDLLPVLVLAACLGAGASTIVGVPTLRLRGMYLAVSSLAFALAASTYLLDRDRFKWVPISNQLIERPPILGGFEVTSERGAYYIALFTLFVTILGVRNIRSSRFGRALVALRDNERAAQAYSVSPVRLRLAAFALSGAIASLAGALFTFQQRTYDSSSFDPLDNLAVFAMVVIGGMTSATGAVLGALYFWGTRWFLDDQWAIIAQGAGVIVVLLLFPKGLAGVVFGFRDRALRAVARARRLDVPGYTRRTASDAVAAADALMVLGVDDTPDLATQPAPTGAPVVPAVAAAGPEPAAAAAEPPVDRRELLLDARGVKVAYGGVPILFGIDLAVRKGEAVALLGTNGAGKSTLLRAISGLVTPKDGSIRFDDHDITGGPAHRVARRGLLQMPGGQGIFPTLSVADNLRVASWLHRRDKAAVAAGIERVEVLFPVLRARADERASNLSGGQQQMLALGMALLGKPKLLMIDELSLGLAPTVVAQLMKFVDHLRDEGTTLLVVEQSVNVALGIADRAVFLERGEVRFSGPAQDLLDRPDLLRSVFLSSASTVTAEAAELADGPAAPRSVKPNGGSGGAAAPPPLPVLETLGLTVAFGGLRAVDDVTLAIEPGEIVGVIGPNGAGKTTLFDLLSGFVPPTGGKVLLAGRDVSHLRAAGRARRGLGRSFQDARLFTSLTVDQTIAVAVERWVQVGDPLSAAFHLPNVYDSEQAVRRRVNELVELLGLQPYRSLFVGELSTGTRRVVDLACLLAHRPSVVLLDEPASGIAQREVEALAPLIRRVRDEMGASVVLVEHDIPLVEEVADRMVAMDRGRVLAVGTPAEVLADPAVVSSYLGDNATAVNRSDRRTAPPRPAAAGHERDAIRATEQ, encoded by the coding sequence TTGACCGATCGGTTACGGCCGTCGGCTACCGCTTTCGGGCCGGCGCTGCTGATCCTGATCGGTCAACAGGTGTTCTTCCCGATGAGCGCCGGGCTGGTCCTGCGGGGCCTGGTGCTCGGCGGCCTCACGGCGATGATCGCCTTGGGCATGGCGATGGTGTACCGGGCCAACCGCATCATCAACTTCGCCCAGGCCGACCTCGGCTTGGCGCCAGCGGTGGTGTCGTTCCTGCTGATCCAGCAGACCGGCCTGCCCTATCCCGTGGCGTTCGCGGCCGGTCTGGCCATCGCGATCCTCTTCGGGGCGGCGGTCGAGCGGCTGGTGATCCGGCGCTTCTTCCGGGCGCCGCGGTTGCTGGTCACCATCGCCACCATCGGTCTCAGCCAGCTGCTGGTCGGCCTGGCCCTGCTGCTGCCCCGCCTGTGGGACATCGACTTCGCCGTCGGTCGCCTCGAGCCGCCGTTCGACGCCACGTTCTCGGTGGGCAGCGTCGTGTTCAACGCCAACGACATCCTCGTCCTCGTCATCGCTCCGGTCTCGATCGCCGTCGTGGCGCTGTTCCTGCAGCGCAGCGATGTCGGCGTGGCGATCCGGGCCAGTGCCGACAGCGCGGATCGCGCCTCGCTGCTGGGCGTCCCCGTCTACCGGCTGCAGACGGTCGTCTGGGCGGTGGCCGCGCTGCTCGCCTTCCTGACGGTGTTCCTCCGCAGCGGTGTCCAGGGCATCCCGACCCTCGAGTCCGCTCTGGGCCTGCAGGTGCTGATACGGGCGCTCGTCGCCCTGGTTGTCGGGCGGATGGTCCACCTCACCTCGGTCACCGCCGCGGCGGTGGCCCTCGGAGTGCTCGACCAGGGTGTCTTCTCCCACTACGGCGACCAGCGGATGACGTTCGTGGTGCTGGCCGCCGTCGTGGCGGTCACGCTGATCGCCCGCCGGGCCGAGATCGGCCGGGGCGACGGCACCGAGGACGTCGCCTGGCGCGGGGCCGAAGAGGTGCGCCCGGTGCCGTGGAGCCTCGGGCGGCTCCCGGAGGTGAAGTTCGGCCGGGGGGTCGCGTTCGGCCTCGTGGCGGCCGTCGCCATCGGGATCCCCTACGTCCTGGAGGTCGACCAGGTCTTCAAGGGCGGCACGCTGCTGATCTACGCCCTGCTCGGCCTGGCGCTGGTGCTGCTGTCGGGGTGGGGCGGCATCATCTCGCTGGGCCACATCGCCTACTTCGCCCTGGGCGCGGCGTTCGGTGGCTGGCTCATGTTGGAGCACGGCCTCGACCTCCTCCCCGTCCTGGTGCTGGCGGCCTGCCTCGGCGCCGGGGCCAGCACGATCGTCGGCGTGCCGACGCTGCGCCTGCGCGGCATGTACCTGGCGGTCAGCAGCCTGGCCTTCGCCCTGGCGGCGTCCACCTACCTGCTCGACCGCGACCGCTTCAAGTGGGTGCCGATCTCGAACCAGCTGATCGAACGCCCGCCGATCCTCGGGGGCTTCGAGGTCACCAGCGAGAGGGGCGCCTACTACATCGCCCTGTTCACGCTGTTCGTGACGATCCTCGGCGTCCGCAACATCCGCTCCAGCCGCTTCGGTCGGGCGCTGGTCGCCCTGCGCGACAACGAGCGGGCCGCCCAGGCCTACTCGGTGTCGCCGGTCCGGCTCCGGCTGGCGGCCTTCGCCCTGTCCGGGGCGATCGCCTCGCTGGCCGGCGCCCTGTTCACCTTCCAGCAGCGCACCTACGACTCCAGCTCGTTCGACCCGCTCGACAACCTGGCCGTCTTCGCGATGGTGGTGATCGGCGGCATGACGTCGGCCACCGGAGCCGTGCTCGGCGCCCTCTACTTCTGGGGCACCCGCTGGTTCCTCGACGACCAGTGGGCGATCATCGCCCAGGGCGCCGGCGTGATCGTGGTGCTGCTGCTGTTCCCCAAGGGCCTGGCGGGCGTGGTGTTCGGGTTCCGCGACCGGGCGCTGCGCGCGGTCGCCCGGGCCCGCCGCCTCGACGTCCCCGGCTACACGCGCCGCACCGCGTCCGACGCCGTCGCCGCTGCCGACGCGCTGATGGTCCTCGGCGTCGACGACACCCCCGACCTCGCCACCCAACCGGCTCCGACGGGAGCGCCGGTCGTCCCGGCCGTCGCCGCAGCCGGCCCCGAGCCCGCCGCCGCTGCTGCCGAGCCGCCGGTCGACCGCCGCGAGCTGCTGCTCGACGCGAGGGGCGTGAAGGTCGCCTACGGCGGGGTGCCGATCCTGTTCGGCATCGACCTGGCCGTCCGCAAGGGCGAGGCCGTGGCGCTGCTGGGCACCAACGGCGCCGGCAAGTCGACGTTGCTGCGGGCCATCTCGGGCCTGGTCACCCCCAAGGACGGGTCGATCCGGTTCGACGACCACGACATCACCGGCGGCCCCGCCCATCGCGTCGCCCGCCGGGGCCTGCTGCAGATGCCCGGCGGCCAGGGCATCTTCCCTACGCTCAGCGTCGCCGACAACCTGCGGGTGGCGTCCTGGCTCCACCGCCGCGACAAGGCCGCGGTCGCGGCCGGCATCGAGCGCGTCGAGGTCCTGTTCCCGGTCCTCCGGGCCCGGGCCGACGAGCGGGCCTCCAACCTCTCCGGCGGCCAGCAGCAGATGCTGGCCCTGGGCATGGCCCTCCTCGGGAAGCCGAAGCTGCTGATGATCGACGAGCTGTCGCTGGGCCTGGCGCCGACGGTGGTCGCGCAGCTGATGAAGTTCGTCGACCACCTGCGCGACGAGGGCACCACCCTCCTGGTGGTCGAGCAGTCGGTGAACGTGGCGCTGGGCATCGCCGACCGGGCCGTGTTCCTGGAGCGCGGCGAGGTCCGCTTCTCCGGCCCCGCCCAGGACCTGCTCGACCGCCCCGACCTGCTGCGCTCGGTGTTCCTCAGCTCGGCGTCCACCGTGACGGCCGAGGCGGCGGAGCTGGCCGACGGCCCTGCCGCCCCGCGCTCCGTGAAGCCCAACGGCGGCAGCGGCGGCGCAGCCGCACCGCCCCCGCTCCCCGTCCTCGAGACCCTCGGGCTCACCGTGGCGTTCGGCGGCCTCCGGGCGGTCGACGACGTCACGCTCGCCATCGAACCCGGCGAGATCGTCGGCGTGATCGGCCCCAACGGCGCCGGCAAGACCACCCTGTTCGACCTGCTCAGCGGCTTCGTGCCCCCGACGGGCGGCAAGGTGCTGCTGGCCGGCCGCGACGTCAGCCACCTGCGGGCCGCCGGCCGTGCCCGCCGGGGCCTGGGCCGCTCGTTCCAGGACGCCCGCCTGTTCACGTCCCTCACCGTCGACCAGACGATCGCCGTGGCGGTCGAGCGCTGGGTGCAGGTGGGCGACCCGCTGTCCGCGGCCTTCCACTTGCCCAACGTCTACGACAGCGAGCAGGCCGTGCGGCGCCGGGTGAACGAGCTGGTCGAGCTGCTGGGCCTGCAGCCCTACCGCTCGCTGTTCGTCGGGGAGCTGTCCACCGGCACCCGCCGTGTCGTCGACCTGGCCTGCCTGCTGGCCCACCGCCCGAGCGTCGTGCTGCTCGACGAGCCGGCGTCGGGCATCGCCCAGCGCGAGGTGGAGGCCCTGGCGCCCCTGATCCGGCGGGTCCGCGACGAGATGGGGGCCAGCGTCGTGCTGGTCGAGCACGACATCCCGCTGGTCGAGGAGGTGGCCGACCGCATGGTCGCCATGGACCGCGGCCGGGTCCTCGCCGTGGGCACGCCCGCCGAGGTGCTGGCCGACCCCGCGGTCGTCAGCTCCTACCTGGGCGACAACGCCACTGCCGTCAACCGTTCCGACCGACGAACTGCACCACCTCGGCCCGCCGCGGCCGGGCACGAAAGGGATGCCATCCGTGCAACCGAGCAGTGA